CCGATAGGTGTCTTGATAGTCCACGACTTCGCCGACGAGCTGCGCGCCGCGCTTGCTGAGCCTCTCAAGCGTCTCGTCGATGTCATCAAGGGCGAACATGACGCGGAGGTAGCCTAGAGCGTTCACCGGGGCATTGCGGTGATCCGCAACGGCAGGCGGCCTGAGGAAGCGGGAGAGCTCGAGCCGGCTGTGGCCATCAGGCGTGCGCATCATGGCAATCTCGACGTGCTGATCGCCCAGTCCAGTGACACGTCCAGCCCATTCTCCTTCGATCATGGCCCGCCCTTCGAGCTCGAGGCCGAGGTCGCGAAAGAAATCAATCGTCTCTTCGAGGTCATCGACGACGATTCCCACGTTGTCCATCCGTTTGAGCGCCATGTGTCCAATCTCCCAATCTGCAAGGTGTCGTCTAGCATCGACGTCA
The nucleotide sequence above comes from Rhizobium indicum. Encoded proteins:
- a CDS encoding VOC family protein, with amino-acid sequence MALKRMDNVGIVVDDLEETIDFFRDLGLELEGRAMIEGEWAGRVTGLGDQHVEIAMMRTPDGHSRLELSRFLRPPAVADHRNAPVNALGYLRVMFALDDIDETLERLSKRGAQLVGEVVDYQDTYRLCYIRGPGGLLIGLAQELS